A genomic stretch from Photobacterium atrarenae includes:
- a CDS encoding MFS transporter gives MNQFRLMTTRRFLPFFLTQALGAFNDNLFKNVLLLMIAFSGLYSQQAGVAMVNLAAGLFILPFFLLSPIGGQLADKYEKSALIRRLKLAEIAIMAAGALALYLQYVPGLLAVLFLMGAQSALFGPVKFSLMPQQLREHELVGGNAMVEMGTFVAILGGTVTAGLLFSSEHATMLVMGLILGLAGLGYLSSRAIPATQAGEPALTVNWNPLTQLVRTIRQARRNRTVFLSILAISWFWFIGATYLTQLPHFARDVLGGNPQLVTLLLTVFSVGIACGSLVCEKLSGGQVELGLIPLGAIGISVFGIDLYFAGQQVVVAQNVGVMAFLSTGENLRLLFDLAMVSVFGGVYVVPLNALIQQRSDARSRARTIAANNVMNALLMVLSALVSVVLINGLGLSVLQLFLVVAVVNIAVACYVFSQVHEFLLRFLVWSLTHVMYRVKHTQLSHIPEEGPAVLVCNHVSYVDALLIAGVSRRPVRFVMDKDIANLPLVKYFFTWIKAIPICAHGKSPKIYHQAFEAISEALEQGELVCIFPEGKLTRTGEMNEFKKGIELIISRNPVPVVPMALKGIWGSFFSHRHGRAFSKLPRRFWSKVEIVAAPKVAPDAVTALGLQKKVQRLLSTV, from the coding sequence ATGAACCAGTTCAGATTAATGACCACCCGGCGTTTTTTGCCCTTTTTTCTGACACAGGCACTGGGCGCATTTAATGATAATTTGTTCAAGAATGTTTTATTGCTGATGATTGCGTTTTCCGGTCTGTATTCCCAGCAAGCCGGGGTCGCGATGGTCAACCTGGCGGCGGGTTTGTTTATCTTGCCGTTTTTCCTGCTCTCGCCGATTGGTGGTCAGCTGGCTGACAAGTATGAAAAATCAGCCCTGATCCGGCGGCTGAAACTGGCCGAAATTGCCATTATGGCCGCGGGGGCGCTGGCACTGTATCTGCAGTATGTGCCGGGCTTGCTGGCGGTGTTGTTCTTGATGGGGGCCCAGTCGGCACTGTTCGGTCCGGTCAAATTCTCCCTGATGCCCCAGCAACTGCGCGAGCATGAACTGGTGGGCGGCAATGCCATGGTTGAGATGGGCACTTTTGTCGCGATCCTTGGTGGGACGGTCACTGCCGGACTGTTGTTCTCTTCCGAGCATGCCACGATGCTGGTGATGGGACTGATCCTGGGACTGGCGGGGTTGGGTTATCTCAGCAGCCGGGCAATTCCGGCCACGCAGGCCGGCGAGCCGGCTTTGACCGTGAACTGGAACCCGCTGACCCAGTTGGTTCGCACTATCCGTCAGGCTCGCCGCAACCGGACGGTCTTTCTGTCGATTCTGGCCATCAGCTGGTTCTGGTTTATCGGCGCGACGTATCTTACCCAATTACCGCACTTTGCCCGCGATGTTCTCGGCGGCAATCCGCAACTGGTGACGCTGCTGCTGACGGTGTTCTCGGTCGGGATCGCCTGTGGTTCGCTGGTGTGTGAGAAGTTATCCGGTGGGCAGGTGGAGTTGGGCCTGATCCCGCTCGGTGCTATCGGGATCAGTGTCTTCGGGATCGACCTCTACTTTGCCGGACAACAAGTGGTGGTGGCCCAGAATGTTGGTGTGATGGCGTTTCTCAGCACCGGAGAAAATCTCAGGTTGTTATTTGATTTGGCGATGGTCAGCGTCTTTGGTGGCGTGTACGTGGTGCCGCTCAATGCCTTGATCCAGCAGCGCAGTGATGCCCGCAGCCGTGCCCGGACCATTGCGGCCAATAATGTGATGAATGCGCTGCTGATGGTTCTGAGCGCACTGGTTTCGGTGGTATTGATCAACGGACTCGGACTGTCGGTGTTGCAACTGTTTCTGGTCGTCGCGGTGGTCAATATTGCCGTGGCCTGTTATGTGTTCTCTCAGGTGCATGAATTCCTGCTCCGTTTTCTGGTCTGGAGCCTGACTCACGTGATGTACCGGGTCAAACACACCCAACTCTCACATATCCCGGAAGAAGGGCCTGCGGTGCTGGTGTGCAATCATGTTAGTTACGTTGATGCGCTGCTGATTGCCGGGGTGAGCCGTCGCCCGGTCCGGTTTGTGATGGATAAAGACATCGCCAACCTGCCGCTGGTGAAATACTTCTTCACATGGATCAAAGCCATTCCGATTTGCGCCCATGGCAAATCGCCAAAAATCTACCATCAGGCGTTTGAGGCCATCAGTGAAGCACTCGAGCAAGGAGAGCTGGTGTGTATCTTCCCGGAGGGCAAGCTGACCCGGACCGGCGAGATGAATGAATTTAAAAAGGGGATTGAGCTGATCATCAGCCGCAACCCGGTCCCGGTGGTGCCAATGGCACTGAAGGGGATTTGGGGCTCGTTCTTCAGTCATCGTCATGGCCGGGCGTTCAGCAAACTGCCGCGACGCTTCTGGTCCAAAGTGGAAATTGTCGCCGCACCTAAGGTTGCGCCGGACGCTGTTACTGCGCTTGGGCTTCAGAAAAAAGTACAGCGCTTGCTGAGTACCGTTTAA
- a CDS encoding LysE family translocator has protein sequence MIDFSILPVYLTAVIALLLIPGPDMLLIASSSLSYGKKVGVFASFGNATSGLILTLLAALGVSALIAMNPLALEVLRLLGGAYLLKMGWDCMRTQPADAPDVAQSSGLAMTLYRRAVISNLLNPKALIFFVLFLPQFVSPQIGASSGEQMLVLGLLLNVLGLLFNLFLVTMVGSLGKPLLKNEKFRTNQHRFMGLIFFVLAIWLLASQVPTP, from the coding sequence ATGATCGATTTCTCCATCTTACCGGTATACCTGACAGCGGTGATTGCCCTGTTGCTGATCCCCGGCCCAGACATGTTACTCATCGCCAGCTCAAGCCTGAGCTACGGCAAAAAAGTGGGTGTGTTCGCCAGTTTTGGCAATGCCACCTCCGGGCTCATCCTGACCCTGCTGGCCGCACTGGGTGTGTCGGCACTGATTGCGATGAACCCGCTGGCGCTGGAAGTGCTCCGCTTGCTGGGCGGTGCCTACCTGCTGAAGATGGGCTGGGACTGTATGCGTACCCAGCCGGCGGATGCGCCGGATGTTGCGCAGTCTTCCGGCCTGGCGATGACACTTTACCGCCGGGCGGTGATCAGCAACCTGCTGAACCCGAAAGCACTGATTTTCTTTGTGCTGTTCCTGCCGCAGTTCGTCTCACCGCAGATCGGTGCTTCCTCCGGTGAGCAAATGCTGGTGCTGGGCTTGCTGCTCAATGTGCTGGGCCTGCTGTTTAACCTATTTTTGGTCACGATGGTCGGCAGCCTGGGCAAACCGCTGCTGAAAAATGAAAAGTTCCGCACCAACCAGCACAGGTTCATGGGGCTTATTTTTTTCGTGCTGGCGATCTGGCTGCTGGCCTCACAAGTGCCGACGCCCTAA
- the treC gene encoding alpha,alpha-phosphotrehalase: protein MKQQLEWWRTATIYQIYPKSFCDSGSKGTGDLQGIISKLDYLKTLGVDAIWLTPVYRSPMIDNGYDISDYYAINPDFGTMADFDQLLAQAHQRGIRVVMDIVVNHTSTEHIWFQSALGDKNSPYRDYYIWKDPVDGGVPNNWQSKFGGSAWALDPATGQYYLHLFAKEQADLNWENPKVREEVKAIIGFWAEKGVDGFRLDVINLISKQQDFPDDYQGDGRRFYTDGPRVHEYLQEISEAVFRKYGSVTVGEMSSTTLEHCQQYSAPDGKELSMVFNFHHLKVDYPNGDKWTKAPFDFRQLKSILNHWQQGLHNQGWGALFWCNHDQPRVVSRLGNDQQYRVESAKMLGASVHMMQGTPYVYQGEELGMTNPGYDSIDQYRDVESINMYDIMVNQQGKSEAEMLAILAQKSRDNSRTPMQWDDSRFAGFSAGEPWLAVADNYPEINAQQAVADEHSVFHFYRQLIAMRKEIEVITTGDYTDLMPQHDRIFCYKRESETQILLCINNYYGEPVECPLPENIDLTTAEYVLSNYSDVSMQRPVSRFTLRPYESRIVLIHKNDADLSIQY from the coding sequence ATGAAACAGCAATTGGAATGGTGGCGCACCGCGACGATTTATCAGATTTATCCCAAGAGTTTCTGCGACAGCGGCAGCAAGGGAACCGGTGATCTCCAAGGGATTATTTCAAAGCTTGATTACCTGAAAACCCTCGGGGTGGATGCCATTTGGCTGACTCCGGTGTATCGCTCACCGATGATTGATAATGGTTATGACATTTCTGACTATTACGCCATTAACCCGGACTTCGGCACCATGGCTGATTTTGATCAGTTGCTGGCGCAAGCGCATCAGCGCGGGATCCGGGTGGTGATGGACATCGTCGTGAACCACACGTCCACCGAGCATATCTGGTTCCAGTCGGCGCTGGGCGATAAAAACAGCCCGTATCGGGATTACTACATCTGGAAAGATCCGGTCGACGGCGGGGTGCCGAACAACTGGCAGTCGAAATTCGGCGGCTCGGCCTGGGCACTGGATCCGGCAACTGGGCAATATTATCTTCACTTGTTTGCCAAAGAGCAGGCGGATCTGAACTGGGAAAACCCGAAAGTCAGGGAAGAAGTCAAAGCCATCATCGGCTTCTGGGCGGAAAAAGGGGTCGATGGCTTCCGCCTTGATGTGATTAACCTGATCTCCAAGCAACAGGATTTCCCGGACGATTATCAGGGCGACGGCCGTCGTTTCTATACAGATGGTCCGCGAGTGCATGAATACCTGCAGGAGATCAGCGAAGCGGTGTTCCGGAAATACGGCTCCGTGACGGTGGGGGAGATGTCATCGACGACATTGGAACACTGTCAGCAGTATTCGGCGCCTGACGGCAAAGAGCTGTCGATGGTATTTAATTTCCATCACCTGAAAGTGGATTATCCGAACGGCGACAAGTGGACCAAGGCACCGTTTGATTTCCGCCAGCTGAAATCGATTCTGAACCACTGGCAGCAAGGGCTGCATAACCAGGGCTGGGGGGCACTGTTCTGGTGTAACCATGATCAGCCGCGGGTGGTCAGCCGCCTGGGCAATGATCAGCAGTACCGGGTCGAATCAGCCAAAATGCTGGGTGCATCCGTACATATGATGCAGGGCACACCGTACGTCTACCAGGGCGAAGAACTCGGCATGACCAACCCGGGCTATGACTCGATCGATCAGTACCGGGATGTGGAAAGCATCAATATGTACGACATCATGGTCAATCAGCAAGGCAAATCAGAAGCCGAGATGTTGGCGATCCTGGCGCAGAAATCCCGCGATAACTCGCGCACGCCGATGCAATGGGATGACAGCCGATTTGCCGGGTTTTCTGCCGGAGAGCCCTGGCTGGCTGTCGCGGACAATTACCCGGAGATTAACGCTCAGCAGGCGGTTGCCGATGAGCACTCAGTGTTTCATTTCTACCGTCAGCTGATCGCGATGCGCAAAGAGATTGAGGTGATCACCACCGGTGATTACACCGACCTGATGCCGCAACATGACCGTATCTTCTGTTATAAGCGCGAGTCTGAAACGCAGATCCTGTTGTGTATCAACAACTATTACGGCGAGCCGGTCGAGTGTCCCCTCCCGGAAAACATCGACCTGACGACTGCTGAATATGTCCTGAGCAACTATTCGGATGTGTCGATGCAGCGCCCGGTATCCCGGTTCACTTTACGGCCTTATGAGAGCCGGATTGTGTTGATCCATAAAAACGATGCTGATCTATCGATACAGTATTGA
- the treB gene encoding PTS trehalose transporter subunit IIBC — protein MSKINRQQVERLVALIGGSDNIASVSHCLTRLRFVLSNTDKANVKDIEDIPMVKGCFTNAGQFQVVIGTEVDQVYKLLAELTGDKGASKEEAKVAARQNMNLLERGISHLAEIFVPLLPAIITGGLILGFRNVIGDIRMFDGQTLTEISQFWATVHSFLWLIGEAIFFFLPVGVCWSTVKKLGGTPILGIVLGVTLVSPQLMNAYLIGKEIPETWDFGLFVIEKVGYQAQVIPAMLAGIALALIETNLKRIIPDYLYLVIVPFVSIIISVILAHALIGPFGRMLGDAVGYAAKAAMTGDFAILGAMVFGFLYAPLVITGVHHTTNAVDLQLMQDMGGTPIWPLIALSNIAQASAVVGIIWISKKHNEREISVPAAISAYLGVTEPAMYGINLKYKFPMLSAMIGSAIAAAICGSVGVMANGIGVGGLPGILSIQPQYWMVFLLAMLVAVVVPITLTVLLYKRAQAKGELEKSPQTA, from the coding sequence ATGAGTAAGATCAATCGGCAACAAGTCGAGCGCCTGGTGGCGTTGATTGGTGGCAGCGACAATATTGCCAGCGTCAGCCACTGCCTGACCCGACTACGTTTTGTCTTGAGTAATACAGATAAGGCAAATGTAAAGGATATTGAAGACATCCCTATGGTGAAGGGGTGTTTCACCAACGCCGGGCAATTTCAGGTGGTGATCGGGACTGAAGTTGACCAGGTTTACAAGCTGCTGGCAGAGCTGACCGGCGACAAAGGGGCCAGCAAAGAAGAAGCAAAAGTGGCGGCCCGCCAGAACATGAACTTACTGGAGCGCGGCATCTCCCACCTTGCAGAAATTTTTGTGCCGCTGCTGCCTGCGATTATCACCGGGGGGCTGATCCTGGGCTTTCGCAATGTTATCGGTGATATCCGGATGTTCGACGGCCAAACCCTGACCGAAATCAGTCAGTTCTGGGCTACGGTGCACTCTTTCCTGTGGCTGATCGGCGAAGCGATTTTCTTTTTCCTGCCGGTCGGGGTGTGCTGGTCGACGGTGAAGAAACTGGGCGGGACGCCGATTCTCGGGATTGTGCTGGGGGTGACTCTGGTGTCGCCGCAGTTGATGAATGCTTATCTGATCGGTAAGGAAATCCCCGAAACCTGGGACTTCGGCCTGTTCGTGATTGAAAAAGTCGGTTATCAGGCGCAGGTGATCCCGGCAATGCTGGCGGGGATTGCGCTGGCCTTGATAGAGACCAACCTCAAGCGGATCATTCCGGACTACCTCTACCTGGTAATTGTGCCGTTTGTCTCCATCATTATTTCGGTGATCCTGGCCCATGCCCTGATTGGTCCGTTTGGCCGGATGCTGGGTGACGCGGTCGGTTATGCCGCTAAAGCGGCGATGACGGGGGACTTCGCGATTCTGGGCGCCATGGTGTTTGGTTTCCTGTATGCGCCGCTGGTGATCACCGGGGTGCACCATACCACCAACGCCGTTGACTTGCAGCTGATGCAGGATATGGGCGGTACGCCAATCTGGCCGCTGATTGCGCTGTCGAATATTGCTCAGGCATCGGCTGTGGTTGGCATCATCTGGATCAGCAAGAAGCACAATGAACGTGAAATCTCGGTGCCGGCAGCGATTTCGGCTTACCTTGGGGTTACCGAGCCGGCGATGTACGGGATTAACCTGAAATATAAATTCCCGATGCTGAGCGCCATGATTGGCTCTGCCATTGCTGCGGCTATCTGTGGCAGCGTGGGTGTGATGGCCAACGGGATTGGTGTCGGCGGTCTGCCGGGGATCCTTTCCATTCAGCCGCAATATTGGATGGTTTTCCTGCTGGCAATGTTGGTGGCTGTGGTGGTGCCGATCACCCTAACGGTGCTGCTGTACAAGCGTGCCCAGGCCAAGGGTGAGCTTGAGAAATCACCGCAAACTGCATAA
- the treR gene encoding trehalose operon repressor TreR → MTQKLTILDIAKLAGVGKSTVSRVLTNDPKVKPETRSKVEQVIRESGYVPSKSAQAMRGGSAKVVGIVLSRLDSPSENKAVRGILEVIYQAGYDAVIMESQFSAEKTNEHLAVLQKRNVDGVIVFGFTGCDLAPIEALGQKAVVIAIDTDQVSSVGYDNHGMISLAMNHLLQQGKRQISYVGVGSEDKTTGLMRLNAYLASCEAAGLVPCYRTGQLSHESAYQLTEQVVTPDTEAIVCASDTLAMGVAKRLQELGRTDIQVSGVGATDLLSFIFPNTFSIDPGYYQAGHASATLLIRQLAGEQAITHLTQRASL, encoded by the coding sequence ATGACTCAAAAGCTCACTATTTTAGATATTGCAAAACTGGCCGGCGTCGGTAAGTCCACTGTCTCCCGCGTCCTGACCAATGATCCCAAGGTGAAACCGGAAACCCGCAGCAAAGTCGAGCAGGTGATCCGTGAGTCCGGGTATGTGCCTTCCAAGTCGGCGCAGGCGATGCGCGGCGGTAGCGCCAAAGTGGTGGGGATTGTTCTCTCTCGCCTCGATTCGCCGTCAGAAAATAAGGCCGTGCGCGGGATCCTGGAAGTCATCTATCAGGCCGGGTACGACGCAGTGATCATGGAGAGCCAGTTCAGTGCCGAGAAAACCAATGAGCACCTGGCCGTGCTGCAAAAGCGCAATGTCGACGGGGTCATAGTGTTTGGGTTTACCGGCTGTGATCTGGCCCCCATCGAGGCACTGGGCCAGAAAGCCGTGGTGATTGCCATTGATACGGATCAGGTGTCTTCGGTGGGTTATGACAATCATGGCATGATTTCGCTGGCGATGAATCACCTGCTGCAACAGGGCAAACGGCAGATCAGTTACGTCGGTGTCGGGTCTGAAGATAAAACCACCGGCCTGATGCGGCTGAACGCCTACCTTGCCAGCTGTGAGGCGGCAGGCCTTGTGCCTTGTTATCGAACCGGGCAACTGAGCCACGAGAGTGCCTATCAGCTCACCGAGCAAGTGGTCACGCCTGACACCGAAGCGATTGTCTGTGCCAGTGATACGCTGGCTATGGGCGTCGCCAAGCGGCTGCAGGAGCTGGGACGTACCGATATCCAGGTCTCCGGTGTCGGCGCGACGGATCTGTTGTCCTTTATTTTCCCCAATACCTTCAGCATCGATCCGGGCTATTATCAGGCCGGTCATGCCTCGGCGACCCTACTTATTCGTCAGCTTGCTGGTGAGCAAGCCATCACTCACCTGACCCAGCGGGCAAGCTTGTAG
- a CDS encoding Card1-like endonuclease domain-containing protein: protein MITHVGIIDQDPVRLITPLLDHGVPAERMIFIGTEAEQEQYERLASILTPRNIKAEFFTIPSSINIASIRRRLDELAATLKQQQSEVWFNASCGLRHRLLSAYEVFRTYHWPIYVIEPFSDEMCWLYPADREQQQVEDRIQLTDYLTIFGARSELPETSVPEALNDQLWELGQRWASSALELGPGLATLNYLATTCRKEQKLDVALSEKQQGYKELGILLKDLEETGLASYQNGILTFKHEEARRFANGEWLENLVHSTVRAIQNELPTIQDHSLGVQVYRQIGDREVRNELDVATVVNNKLHIIECKTKGMRDDGDDTLYKLESLRDLLGGLQARAMLVSFRPLRHHDLVRAQDLGLAIIGPEQLGDLQLHLHNWFKDAGGHRHNIA from the coding sequence ATGATTACTCATGTTGGCATTATCGATCAGGATCCGGTCCGGCTGATCACCCCGTTACTCGACCACGGCGTGCCCGCCGAGCGCATGATTTTTATCGGCACCGAGGCAGAGCAGGAACAATATGAACGCCTGGCTTCGATTCTTACACCACGCAATATCAAAGCCGAATTCTTTACCATTCCCAGCTCCATCAATATCGCCTCGATCCGCCGCCGCCTCGATGAACTGGCTGCAACACTCAAGCAGCAACAATCCGAGGTCTGGTTCAATGCCAGCTGCGGGCTGCGTCACCGCCTGTTATCGGCATACGAAGTCTTCCGCACCTATCACTGGCCGATCTACGTGATTGAGCCGTTCAGCGATGAAATGTGCTGGCTCTACCCGGCGGATCGCGAGCAGCAACAGGTCGAAGATCGCATTCAACTGACGGACTACCTGACCATTTTCGGGGCCCGCAGCGAACTGCCGGAGACCAGTGTGCCGGAAGCTCTGAATGATCAACTGTGGGAGCTGGGCCAGCGTTGGGCCAGCTCTGCACTGGAACTCGGCCCGGGCCTGGCGACCCTGAACTACCTGGCGACCACCTGCCGCAAAGAACAAAAGCTGGATGTCGCCCTGAGCGAGAAGCAGCAAGGCTATAAAGAGCTGGGGATCTTGCTGAAAGATTTGGAAGAAACCGGACTGGCCAGTTACCAAAACGGCATTTTGACCTTCAAGCATGAAGAAGCCCGCCGTTTTGCCAACGGGGAGTGGCTGGAGAACCTGGTGCACAGTACAGTGCGGGCGATTCAGAACGAACTGCCGACGATTCAGGATCACTCCCTCGGCGTTCAGGTGTATCGCCAGATTGGTGATCGGGAAGTACGCAACGAACTGGACGTCGCCACCGTGGTCAATAACAAGCTGCACATCATCGAATGCAAGACCAAAGGCATGCGCGATGACGGCGACGATACCCTGTATAAGCTGGAATCGCTGCGCGATCTGCTTGGCGGCCTGCAAGCCCGTGCCATGCTGGTCAGCTTCCGCCCGTTGCGCCACCATGACTTAGTGCGCGCGCAGGATCTGGGACTGGCGATCATCGGACCGGAGCAACTGGGCGATCTGCAGTTACACCTGCATAACTGGTTCAAGGATGCCGGGGGTCACCGGCACAATATTGCCTGA
- a CDS encoding endonuclease: protein MTLSTVALLVSNSVWAQVTNGDFEQWNGNTPAGWSVIDGGISIAPTSDQIKTGGLAAKVTVNTGTQSNTDLLQTVHVEQGKTYPFAVSLYHTEGHVKARLVVDGYQGYSNPAQTNQWQDIRYTYTATTTKDIQVGLRFYDESGFDGAEVVYVDQFLPADTSEPPTPACNDTTATLTLVTDQYASETSWTLTNASGAVLFEGAGYANETTNTKDMCLPDGDYTFTINDAYGDGICCSAGNGSFTLTADGQTVASGGQFQYSQAFPFPLGDNEPTSPPSDLGEYYQSAAGKTGFALKTALYNIINSHNSRGYSAIWDLVKVADLDRYYENDGSILDMYSEQPATRDAVSFTKVTDQCGQYSGEGDCYNREHSFPKSWFGGKVEPMNSDGHHIFATDGYVNAKRSNWPFGEVGSASYTSGNGSKLGPAESGLGYNGTVFEPLDTFKGDFARAYFYMATRYENEIASWESNTSNADAILDGTNTTVFEPWMLKMLKRWHQNDPVSQKELDRNQAVFEFQGNRNPFVDHPEFVSAIWGN from the coding sequence ATGACTCTTAGCACGGTTGCATTGCTGGTCTCAAATAGTGTCTGGGCACAGGTTACCAATGGCGACTTTGAGCAATGGAATGGCAATACACCTGCTGGATGGAGCGTGATTGATGGCGGTATTTCGATTGCGCCTACGTCAGATCAGATCAAAACCGGCGGGCTGGCAGCGAAAGTCACAGTCAACACCGGGACCCAGAGCAATACCGACTTGCTTCAGACGGTGCATGTCGAGCAGGGGAAAACCTATCCGTTTGCCGTGTCGCTCTATCATACCGAGGGGCATGTGAAAGCCCGTCTGGTGGTTGATGGCTATCAGGGGTATTCGAACCCGGCACAGACCAATCAGTGGCAGGACATCCGTTATACCTACACCGCCACAACGACGAAAGATATCCAGGTTGGGCTGCGTTTCTACGATGAGTCCGGCTTTGATGGTGCCGAGGTGGTATATGTCGATCAATTCTTGCCGGCAGACACCAGCGAGCCACCGACGCCTGCCTGCAATGATACGACCGCAACGCTGACCTTAGTAACGGATCAGTATGCTTCTGAAACCAGCTGGACTCTGACTAATGCCAGCGGTGCTGTTTTGTTTGAGGGCGCCGGCTACGCCAACGAGACAACGAACACCAAGGATATGTGCCTGCCCGATGGGGATTACACCTTCACGATCAACGACGCGTATGGGGATGGCATCTGTTGTAGTGCAGGAAACGGCTCCTTTACGCTGACGGCCGATGGTCAAACGGTTGCTTCCGGTGGTCAATTCCAGTACAGCCAGGCGTTTCCTTTCCCCCTGGGTGACAATGAACCCACGTCGCCCCCTTCAGATTTAGGCGAATACTACCAGTCCGCAGCAGGAAAAACTGGTTTTGCGTTGAAAACAGCCCTCTATAACATCATCAATAGCCATAACAGCCGCGGTTATTCGGCAATTTGGGATCTGGTCAAGGTGGCCGATTTGGATCGCTACTATGAAAATGATGGCTCTATCCTTGACATGTATTCGGAGCAGCCTGCGACGCGCGATGCGGTGAGTTTTACCAAAGTGACCGACCAGTGCGGTCAGTACAGCGGTGAAGGGGATTGCTACAACCGTGAACATTCGTTCCCGAAAAGCTGGTTTGGCGGCAAAGTCGAGCCGATGAATTCAGACGGCCACCATATCTTTGCGACGGACGGCTATGTTAATGCCAAGCGCAGTAACTGGCCGTTCGGTGAAGTAGGCAGCGCTTCCTATACTTCAGGCAATGGCTCGAAACTGGGGCCGGCCGAATCCGGGCTGGGCTATAACGGGACGGTCTTTGAGCCGCTGGACACCTTCAAAGGGGACTTTGCCCGGGCATATTTCTACATGGCAACCCGCTATGAAAATGAAATTGCGTCCTGGGAAAGCAATACCAGCAATGCTGATGCGATTCTGGATGGCACGAATACCACGGTGTTTGAACCCTGGATGCTGAAAATGCTCAAGCGCTGGCACCAGAACGATCCGGTCAGCCAGAAAGAGCTCGACCGTAATCAGGCGGTGTTTGAGTTCCAGGGCAACCGGAACCCGTTTGTGGATCACCCTGAGTTTGTCAGCGCGATCTGGGGCAATTGA
- the udp gene encoding uridine phosphorylase has protein sequence MSDNAVFHLGVNKADLNGAELAIIPGDPARVEKIANLMDNPEFLASSREYTVYRAKLDGKPVVVCSTGIGGPSTSIAVEELAQLGVRTFLRVGTTGAIQPHINVGDMIVTTGSVRLDGASLHFAPMEFPAVADFSVATAMKAACDADGATVHTGVTASSDTFYPGQERYDTFTGRVVRRFQGSMEEWQQMGVLNFEMESATLLTMCASSGLRAGCVAGVIINRTQKETPDHATLKETEARSIKVVVEAARRMLAQ, from the coding sequence ATGTCTGACAACGCAGTGTTCCATTTGGGTGTAAATAAAGCCGATCTTAACGGTGCTGAACTGGCGATTATTCCTGGTGATCCGGCCCGTGTTGAAAAAATTGCGAACCTGATGGATAACCCTGAGTTCCTGGCAAGCTCACGTGAATACACCGTGTACCGTGCCAAGCTGGATGGTAAGCCAGTGGTGGTTTGTTCCACCGGTATCGGCGGCCCGTCGACTTCGATTGCGGTTGAAGAGCTGGCGCAACTGGGTGTACGTACCTTCCTGCGTGTCGGCACCACAGGGGCGATTCAGCCGCATATCAACGTGGGTGACATGATCGTGACCACCGGCTCTGTCCGTCTGGACGGTGCCAGCCTGCACTTTGCACCGATGGAATTCCCGGCGGTTGCCGACTTCTCTGTCGCCACAGCAATGAAAGCAGCGTGTGATGCAGACGGTGCGACCGTTCACACTGGTGTGACGGCTTCATCTGATACTTTCTACCCGGGTCAGGAGCGTTACGACACCTTCACCGGCCGTGTTGTACGTCGCTTCCAGGGTTCAATGGAAGAGTGGCAGCAAATGGGCGTACTGAACTTTGAGATGGAATCGGCGACTTTGCTGACCATGTGTGCCAGCTCAGGCCTGCGCGCGGGCTGTGTTGCCGGCGTCATCATCAACCGGACGCAGAAAGAAACGCCGGATCACGCGACGCTGAAAGAGACCGAAGCGCGCTCTATCAAAGTGGTGGTTGAAGCAGCTCGCCGGATGCTGGCGCAATAA